Sequence from the Cuniculiplasma divulgatum genome:
ATAAATTTATGGAAAAATTGTATGTTCACTGGAAAATTTCTTATATGAATGACATTTGATCTCTTTCATTGGAACTTTCAGACATAGATAAAAAATTTGACATGCAGAGTGTCATCTGGATTGGGGCAGACCTCAATCTGTTCTCATTTCCTGAGAGTTATACGGAGCCTATACCAATTTTTCTGGACTTCAGGAACAGTTTTCACAGGGCCACAATGGTTATTGACAGAAGTGTGTCAATGAAAGACATCCAGATGCTGAAGTTCCAGTATGAAGTGAAGCAATCTGGCTCCTTATACACAATTTCAAGGGATATCCCCGAGAGTGCACTGGTAAGGAGAATACACGATCTGGTAAACACACATGGTGCCTCAATTGTTGCAATTTATCTGGAGAAGAAGCTATTGAAGATAAAGATCAAGTTCCATCACAGTGTTGACAGGGAGATTTCTGATCATCTGCTTTCCATGGCTCTCCAGTATGAGGATTTCCATATTGAGTATCTTGGCCCTTCTGCCGGCATAAAGGAGGATCTTCTTGAGCTGGACAGGATGTTTTCCCTTACGTCACTTTCTTTTTCCATAGATGAAGATACTTCAACCCAGGATACGCTGGCAAGGTTCCCCGCAGGTACTGTGTTTGAACTTCAGAATAAAGCAGGCAATCACATGGCGATCCTCGCATATCCTGATGAGATGACTGATGTGCCTCAGGGTGTTATAGAGATATCCAGAGAAGATTCCATATACGAAACTGAATATTCTCATCCAGCCCTTGATATGATTAGATCAGAAGCATATGCCCAGGGAGTTGTGCGCTATAACTATTTTGGCAAAATGAAAGATGGTAGGCTCAAGGTCAGGATTCTTCTTCTCAAGAGCCACCTCACCGCGTATCTTTCCATACTGGAAAAGATCAGGAAAGAAAAAGGCCAGTGGAACATAGTCCTTGATGGTGTGAGCAGTGTCACTGATTCAACATTTTCGAATTTTTGATTTTTTCCGCATTAAAGGACATTGAAATTGGCCCCTATATCAGTGAACCGATCAGGAAAACCGCTGATCCTGCGATGTTGATGAACCATGAAGGTCTTGTGCGCAGCAAGGGCTTGAAAATTAAGGTAAGAAACTTCTTCATGAGAAGGTTATGATTGAAAGCTTCTATTCACTTCATCCGAAAGGAAATCCGCATGAGGCCAGATATGCCTCGGCCCTACACGGCCGCATAACAGAATTTCCAGTCTAAGTGCGGAATTTCTATATAAGCAAATTCACATTTCCCTCAGTTGAAATCGCTTTCCGGACACCGTTTGCAGTTAAGCATTCTGATGATAGCTGCAGTCGCATATGCTGTTGTATATTCTGTATTTGCTTACATGCGATATATCAGCTACAATTCCTATGTGTTTGATCTGGGAGTCAGTTCACAGCTTCTATACGGCGTTATGCATGGCGGAAATCTTAACTTTGGAAACCTGGTTGCCAATAAGCTGATCTATGTTCCAATAGGTGTGCTATACGGAATTCACCCATATCCACCTGCTCTTGAATATGCACAGGCAGCATGGCTGGCTTTTGGTTCAGTGCCGCTTTACTTCATAGCTTTCAGAAGGCTTGAAAACAAAAATTATGCTCTGGCCGTAGCTCTATCTTATCTGTTCTTCTACCCACTTGCTGGCGATTACTGGTTTGATTTTCACTTCATGGCATTATTTCCCACATTTCTCCTGCTCTCATTTGCCTTCAGGGAGAGCAACCGGATCAGACTGTCGCTGGCAGTAGCAGTTCTGGCCGCCATGACGGACTTTATGTCACCACTCATAATTGCATTCTACGGAATTTATATAATTCTGGACCACAGGAAACGAAAGGCTATCAGTGACGATAATGAAGGAATCTTCCGGATTGATTCCGGTCTCTATCTAATTTTGATTGGAATCGTGTTTTTCGGGATCACTGTGGCGTACTATGGATACGGATATTTCTTCCTTTACGCCTCTGGTGCCATTTCCGTGCCTTCACCATTTTCCACGGGAGCTTCGTTCATGGCCAGGAGCACATATTTCTTCTGGCTGCTTCTCCCTGTGTTATTCCTTTGCCTGCTTTCACCTGAGAGCATGATTATGATTATTCCATACGTTGGCTTTGCCCTGGCAAACCAGTATACCCCATATGTGAGTACCATGTACTACCAGTACCCGGCACTTACTGCACCTGTTATATTCTATTCCCTGGTTCTGGGCATAGAAAGGATCTCAAAATCAGGTTCCGTGAAGTGGAAGAGGTCCATAAAGAAATTCGGAAAAATTTCCTATGCAATTCTGACATTTATTGTAATACTGGCTATCCTTTTTACGCCTCTTGGTAATCTTGCCAGCAATAATTACCTGAATCCGTCGCTATCACATGTACTGACTGGCCAGAGCGCAAGTTACGAAGCTGCCAACCTCCTGCAGTATCATTCCTATGATGCCAACGTATCAAGGATAATTTCTCTTGTCCCCATGGGATCGTCTGTGCTCATACAGAACAATATGCCGCAGCTCACCAGCGGATATAACTGGACCATTCCAGATTATCTCAATGTCAGCAGCCGGCACCTGCCCGAGTACGTGGTGGCTGATCCTTATAACAGGGCTTATTATACAACATACTTCTCCACAAATTATCACCTGAATATGGCATATGACGTAAATTATTTCCTTGAAAGCGGAATGTATGGAATTTTTGCTGAAGCTGACGGAGTAATGCTTCTTAAAGAAGGCTATAACGGTCGGCCGATTCTCTGGATTCCACTTCGTTCCATGCCAGTAGATATTTCTGTTACTTCCGAGCCTTCAGGCATGCAAACATTAAATTATTCCAATATAAATTACAACAGCCTGCTATTTCTGCCTGAAGGAAATACGCAGGTGACCATTAACATATCTGGTTCCGGTGCCGATAAGTTTCACCTTGAGTCCATTAACCTCACATGGCGCTTCAGCTATTTTTCAACCGATCACTATGTCAACATTTCTTCAGGGAACTATTCATTACACGATGGTAGCTATATTTTCCAGACAGACATCCCTTACTCAGCTGCACCCATCTTCAAGGTTGCCCTGAGATATGAAAGTTCTTCCACCTATCCGGTATCTATAAAAATGCAGCTGCAACAACTTACCTACAATATTACAGGCTGAAACTAACCATCACTGATTATTTTCCAATTTACCGAAATTTTATACTAAAATATTTTTTATATGATATTCATAACCATTCATAATGACAGAGGAGGAGAAACAGAAGCTCAGTCTTACAGCTACTGCATACAGGTACGTTTTTGATGGAATAATGAACGGGAGATACAGGGCAGGCCAGTCAATCAGCCCTGATACACTGGCTTCAAATCTCAACATGAGCAAAACACCAATAAGAGAAGCTTTGCTCCAGCTTGAAACCGAGGGTCTGATCGTCAGGAACGGGAGATTCTACAATATAATATATCTCGATGAAAATGAAGTTATAGAACTGTACGAGGTAAGGGCTATACTGGAGGCAGAAGCATCCGCAATGGCGGCAGCGAGAATGACTGATGATATTCGCAAGGAATTGAGGGAAACTCTCAGAATAATAAAGAAGATGAGTTCGACCGAAAATCCAGACCCAATAATGCTGGCTGATCTCAATGGAAAACTTCATTCAATGATTGCAGCGGCAAGCGGCAACAGGTACATTGTTGAATACACCAGCAACATACGGCTAAAGCTGAAAGTGGTCAGAACTACATTGTTCAGCAGCTTCGACAGAAGGGAAGTTGAGCTTAAGGAGCACGAGAAAGTAATAGAAGCAGTCCTTTCCGGAAACCAGGCAACGGCCAGAAGGAGCATGTGGGAACACGAGATGGAAGTCCTTGAATACCTCAAGGCTTCGGTACTGAACAAGATTTATTGATTACTGTCAGCTTTCTGGTCTTCAACACCCTTCTCTTCCTTCGATTGACCAGGGGCCTCATACTGCACTTTTTCCACAAGAAGCGTCAGGTTATTAACATTTTTAACAATTACCTCGTCGCCCACGTTCAGATCGCCTGCGCCTATGTTCTCTGCGCGCCAGAACTGCGAACTGACCTTTACTTCCGTGTAGTTCGGGGTCTTTGCGGATACTCTTCCTTTCTGGCCCACCATGGATGTTGCTCCCGTCAGAGGTTTTCTGCCAAAGGGGTACCGCAATAAAAGTCGAGTGATCCAGGCACCAAGGGCAAATCCAATTATAAGAAAGATCACGATGTATAAAATCAGGGTCGATTCAGAATATAACATAAATACCTCACTTCGTCATTTCTTTTTTGAATTTACCTTTTTCCCACAATTAGGGCAATACTTGTCATCTGGAGAGAGTTCATGCCCGCAGTACTCGCACTTGAGCTCCAGGCTCTTCATGGTATCCAGGGCTGGTGCTTCCTGAATGACTTCCTCGTTGCCTGTTTCGCTCTCAATATTTGTGGGAGCCGACTTCTGATCCTTTGGAGGTGTGGTCCCGAAATATGCCATTCCTATGTTCTGCTTTGTGGATTTGGCATTGGCCATCTCAACCTGCTTCCTGTATTCTTCCTCGGATTTTCTCTTCTCTGCCTCTTCCTGATGCTTTCTTGCGTCGCTTATCCATCTCTTGATCTCATCATCCCACTTTGAAGGATCTTTCAACGCAAATTCATACCTCTTATCCTGTCCATCCTTTTCGAATTCCACAGTGAGAAATTTCTTTGTGAACAGCTTTAACTTTGGAACCGCTGAAGATACATTCTTCAACTCAAAAAGGCGCACATCCATATATATCTTCGGAGGAGCTGCCCTGATGAGACCTCTTTTACCCTTGATTTCGTATATTATACGTTTATCGGTAAGATAAAGGGTACCGTCTTGAATCTCAGCTTCTCCTTCCCTGAGGACGCATTCCTCCTTCATGAGTTCGTGTTCATCCACTTCATATATTGGCATTGGCATTTTGTATATCGAGGTAGAATTATTAACCTTTTTGAGTCAATGACTTTTAATCTATCAACAGTCTTTCTTCCATAGAGATTATGCATTGATTTCAATAAGTCTCACATTCTTTGTAGTTTTATGAATACTCCTTGTTGTACAAAATATTTAAGTAACCCGTAGCTCGAGCTGGTTCTCCTCAGTTGCTCTTGGGATTGATTCTCATTTTTGTTATTCTTGCATTATGCTTCTAGATAAGAAATAACCATTACCATATCTTCCATGCACATTGTGAATAATATCCGAGGGTCTAGATATACAGATATTTAAATCAGGGCGCAAAGTTGGCGGGAGATCCTGGAGTTAGTGGGTAAATTGAAAGGATATCAAGAAGATAATTGGCGGTAAAGCTGGTTGAAGGTTATTTGTTCACCCATGTTACTAACGTTAATCACACTAGCTTATTGTTCCATTGCCATTTTAGCTCCCCATTGTTAACATTTCATAGAGTTTTGCTCGCGAGATCTAATCCCAGAATCGTTTCCCATGTCACTCAATCGAAGCATATGATTTCAACATTTTAAGAAAAATGGTCATTCCCGGTACACGAATCCTGATTATTTGGACAATTACAAAGGTAGAGAGATGAAATTCATAAATAGCCAGATCTTACGCTAACAAACATCGTATGAAGATAGAAATTGCCATAAATATTATATCTAGTTTCGCGCTGAATTATCCATGGTTGTAAGTCAATCACCCGTTGGTGGTAATCAACTTAGTAAAGGCTCTGTTAGCTTCATAGGTTTGTTGGGATTGACATTGGCCGGCGTTCTGGCCATCATCGGTCCAATTGAAATAGCGGCATTTATCGGTGATACAGGTCCAGCGGCAATTTGGCCTATAATTCTTGGATATGTCCTTTTTGTCTTGGTATCTTTTCCAATATTAGAGTATACGAGAATAGCACCTTTTGCTGGAGGATACTACGGTTTGGCAGAACTGGGTTTTGGAAAGGCTTTCGGAAAATTCACCTCCTTGGCGAACTATTCTTTTTACAATTTTTGGCAAACAGCCAATGCTTTTTTTATAGCTTGGCTGGCAGTTGACACTATTTACATCCTATATGGCATCCTATTGCCTATCTGGACATGGTTTCTCATTGCCTTTATTACCATAATTATAACTTATGTGATGACTATCCAGAAGGCTAGGAATCTTAGTAAAATTATTACCTATGCCATTCTAGGTACTCTTGTAATAGTAGTTGGTTTTATTGTATATATTGTCTTAAGAACTCCATACAACTCCACTTTCTATCTGAATCCTGGAAATAGTTTTGGAGGATTTGGGGGTATAGCCCTAGCAACAGCGGTTCTTGGATTTTACCTTTTTACGACATTGTCACATTCGCGTTGATAAGAAGCGGTGATACCAGTATGATGTCCTCAGCAATCCTTCCTTAGTTTTGAACCTGTTCTTGAACAGCCATGACTGTATGGAGAAATGCTGTTCAGCCTTGTCAGATGTCTTCTCCACCTCAGGATTCTTCAGGTACAGGAACACCTCCTTCCTGTGCCTCTTTATAAGATCAAGGAACTTCCTTATTTCCGGATATTCACCATACATGCTTTCTATCTTTTCCAGTAAAAGATCAACCTTCTCTGATTCACTCTTACCCTCTGTAAGCTTCAGAACTGCCTCTTTATTTTTTCCAAGCTTATTCAGATTTGTCTCATTCTGGAAGAACATGTATTTCACAAGCCTCTTTGCAGGTTCAAGTTCCTCTTCCCTGTGTGAATCCTCTATGTTGTGAGCGAGATCCTTCTCAATATGGAAGAGGCATCTCTGCCTCCTTATCCTCTTTCCAAGGATTCTTCCAGTTTCAATGAGTGATGATTCATAATGATGACCATCGGTAGTAATGAATATGTTATCCGGA
This genomic interval carries:
- a CDS encoding DUF2079 domain-containing protein; translated protein: MKSLSGHRLQLSILMIAAVAYAVVYSVFAYMRYISYNSYVFDLGVSSQLLYGVMHGGNLNFGNLVANKLIYVPIGVLYGIHPYPPALEYAQAAWLAFGSVPLYFIAFRRLENKNYALAVALSYLFFYPLAGDYWFDFHFMALFPTFLLLSFAFRESNRIRLSLAVAVLAAMTDFMSPLIIAFYGIYIILDHRKRKAISDDNEGIFRIDSGLYLILIGIVFFGITVAYYGYGYFFLYASGAISVPSPFSTGASFMARSTYFFWLLLPVLFLCLLSPESMIMIIPYVGFALANQYTPYVSTMYYQYPALTAPVIFYSLVLGIERISKSGSVKWKRSIKKFGKISYAILTFIVILAILFTPLGNLASNNYLNPSLSHVLTGQSASYEAANLLQYHSYDANVSRIISLVPMGSSVLIQNNMPQLTSGYNWTIPDYLNVSSRHLPEYVVADPYNRAYYTTYFSTNYHLNMAYDVNYFLESGMYGIFAEADGVMLLKEGYNGRPILWIPLRSMPVDISVTSEPSGMQTLNYSNINYNSLLFLPEGNTQVTINISGSGADKFHLESINLTWRFSYFSTDHYVNISSGNYSLHDGSYIFQTDIPYSAAPIFKVALRYESSSTYPVSIKMQLQQLTYNITG
- a CDS encoding GntR family transcriptional regulator, producing the protein MTEEEKQKLSLTATAYRYVFDGIMNGRYRAGQSISPDTLASNLNMSKTPIREALLQLETEGLIVRNGRFYNIIYLDENEVIELYEVRAILEAEASAMAAARMTDDIRKELRETLRIIKKMSSTENPDPIMLADLNGKLHSMIAAASGNRYIVEYTSNIRLKLKVVRTTLFSSFDRREVELKEHEKVIEAVLSGNQATARRSMWEHEMEVLEYLKASVLNKIY
- a CDS encoding NfeD family protein, with the translated sequence MLYSESTLILYIVIFLIIGFALGAWITRLLLRYPFGRKPLTGATSMVGQKGRVSAKTPNYTEVKVSSQFWRAENIGAGDLNVGDEVIVKNVNNLTLLVEKVQYEAPGQSKEEKGVEDQKADSNQ
- a CDS encoding zinc-ribbon domain-containing protein, producing the protein MPIYEVDEHELMKEECVLREGEAEIQDGTLYLTDKRIIYEIKGKRGLIRAAPPKIYMDVRLFELKNVSSAVPKLKLFTKKFLTVEFEKDGQDKRYEFALKDPSKWDDEIKRWISDARKHQEEAEKRKSEEEYRKQVEMANAKSTKQNIGMAYFGTTPPKDQKSAPTNIESETGNEEVIQEAPALDTMKSLELKCEYCGHELSPDDKYCPNCGKKVNSKKK